A single window of Danio rerio strain Tuebingen ecotype United States chromosome 15, GRCz12tu, whole genome shotgun sequence DNA harbors:
- the gpr55a gene encoding G-protein coupled receptor 55a, translating to MNSSNSSTDCEWVCWFQRCVYVPILVFGIPLILGSLWQLLFRVRRWSESTVYLINLIINDSLLMLSLPFKIHAYKKVWTLGRTFCSLLESLLYVNIYGSILLSVCIAVDRYIALQFPFIALRLRSPRKSVIICLILWILVFACSTPIYKLHDEPVNKTDKVYCFQQFSNKTWSKSWIVVSMETVFCSSTIVMVFCSVRVVQILHSMRARNPGDPKLRSNKSLKIVLSNLGVFLACFIPYHIAALIYFHAKTNNWNEDIISHLRYFVHVSICFSNVNILADGACYYFILKENLESAQKERRMAIHVRETRIRGGSRSLTFGENHNGSSVSSEKMEICVDTGFT from the coding sequence gACAGACTGTGAATGGGTTTGCTGGTTCCAGAGGTGTGTGTACGTGCCCATCCTGGTCTTTGGCATCCCTTTGATCCTGGGCTCTCTGTGGCAGCTGCTGTTTCGCGTTCGACGCTGGAGCGAGTCCACCGTTTACCTCATCAACCTGATCATCAACGACAGCCTGCTGATGCTGTCCTTGCCCTTCAAAATACACGCATACAAGAAGGTATGGACACTCGGCCGAACCTTCTGCTCCCTGCTGGAGAGCCTGCTCTACGTCAACATCTACGGCAGCATATTATTGAGCGTGTGCATTGCTGTCGATCGCTATATCGCTCTACAGTTTCCATTCATTGCCTTGCGATTGCGCTCTCCACGCAAGTCGGTGATCATATGCCTAATTCTGTGGATATTAGTATTTGCATGCAGCACTCCCATCTACAAACTTCACGATGAACCTGTCAATAAAACCGACAAAGTTTACTGTTTCCAGCAGTTCTCCAATAAAACCTGGTCAAAGAGTTGGATCGTGGTTTCAATGGAGACGGTGTTTTGCAGCAGCACGATAGTGATGGTGTTCTGCTCGGTGCGAGTTGTGCAGATTTTACACAGTATGAGAGCACGAAACCCTGGAGATCCCAAACTGCGCAGTAACAAGAGCTTGAAAATCGTGCTCAGCAACCTGGGGGTCTTTCTGGCATGCTTCATTCCTTATCACATAGCGGCTCTCATATACTTCCATGCCAAGACGAACAACTGGAACGAAGACATCATCAGTCACCTGCGTTACTTTGTTCATGTCAGCATATGCTTTAGCAATGTGAACATCTTGGCAGATGGAGCGTGCTACTATTTCATCCTTAAAGAGAACCTGGAGTCTGCGCAGAAAGAGAGGAGAATGGCGATACACGTCAGAGAGACACGCATACGGGGTGGATCAAGGAGtcttacatttggagaaaaccataACGGCTCTTCTGTAAGCAGTGAAAAGATGGAGATATGTGTGGATACTGGTTTTACTTAA